A single window of Zea mays cultivar B73 chromosome 10, Zm-B73-REFERENCE-NAM-5.0, whole genome shotgun sequence DNA harbors:
- the LOC100281971 gene encoding 60S ribosomal protein L7-like, producing MSSAEAKAAAKAVPESVLRKRKREEQWAADKKEKALADRKEALDSRKIIFARAKQYAQEYDAQEKELVQLKREARLKGGFYVSPEAKLLFVVRIRGINAMHPKTRKILQLLRLRQIFNGVFLKVNKATINMLRRVEPYVAYGYPNLKSVRELIYKRGYGKLNKQRIPLSNNNVIEEGLGKHNIICIEDLVHEIMTVGPHFKEANNFLWPFKLKAPLGGLKKKRNHYVEGGDAGNRENYINELIKRMN from the exons ATGTCGTCGGCGGAGGCGAAGGCCGCGGCGAAGGCGGTCCCGGAGTCTGTGCTGCGCAAGCGCAAGCGGGAGGAGCAGTGGGCAGCGGACAAGAAGGAGAAGGCCCTCGCAGACAGGAAGGAGGCGCTTGACAGCCGCAAGATCATATTTGCTCGCGCCAAGCAGTACGCCCAGGAGTACGACGCCCAG gagaaggagCTTGTGCAGCTCAAGCGTGAGGCTCGGTTGAAGGGTGGGTTCTATGTGAGCCCAGAGGCCAAGCTTCTGTTTGTGGTCCGCATCCGTGG TATCAATGCCATGCACCCCAAGACCCGCAAGATCTTGCAGCTCCTGCGTTTGAGGCAGATCTTCAATGGTGTCTTTCTCAAGGTTAACAAGGCAACTATTAACATGCTACGGAGGGTGGAGCCATATGTTGCGTATGG ATACCCGAACCTGAAGAGTGTTAGGGAATTGATCTACAAAAGAGGTTATGGGAAGCTGAACAAGCAGAGGATTCCGCTTAGCAACAACAATGTCATCGAGGAG GGCCTTGGGAAGCATAATATCATCTGCATCGAGGACCTTGTTCACGAGATCATGACGGTTGGCCCACACTTCAAAGAGGCCAACAACTTCCTCTGGCCATTCAAGCTGAAAGCGCCCCTTGGTGgcctcaagaagaagaggaaccACTATGTGGAGGGTGGCGACGCTGGCAACCGTGAGAACTACATCAACGAGCTCATCAAGAGGATGAACTAG